From a single Flavobacteriales bacterium genomic region:
- a CDS encoding DUF1573 domain-containing protein → MKDKIQIALLSVIAIALVALAVKQFSGASDATSGITASNPSGSSSIVANPATPGETFDPTAGATEKVDNTPKTTATFGNYEHDFGNIKQDSENAYTFSFTNSGTEPLIIENAVGSCGCTVPEYPKEPIPPGGTGDIKVVYKPGKQENAQTKTVTVTANTEPKETVLRIKANVAPGAGGEGPVKVAG, encoded by the coding sequence ATGAAAGACAAGATCCAGATAGCCCTCCTTTCCGTTATCGCAATTGCTTTGGTGGCTTTGGCCGTGAAGCAGTTCAGCGGTGCGTCCGATGCAACCAGCGGTATTACTGCTTCGAACCCAAGCGGTTCATCGAGCATTGTAGCAAACCCAGCAACGCCCGGTGAGACCTTCGACCCGACCGCTGGTGCAACCGAGAAAGTAGATAATACGCCCAAGACCACTGCGACCTTTGGCAACTACGAGCACGATTTCGGTAATATCAAACAAGATAGCGAGAACGCATACACGTTCAGCTTTACCAACTCCGGTACAGAGCCGTTGATCATTGAGAATGCCGTTGGTAGCTGCGGTTGTACTGTTCCTGAATACCCGAAGGAGCCGATCCCACCTGGAGGAACCGGCGATATCAAAGTTGTATATAAGCCGGGCAAGCAAGAGAACGCGCAGACCAAAACGGTTACTGTTACTGCCAACACTGAACCAAAAGAAACCGTCCTACGGATCAAAGCGAACGTGGCACCTGGTGCTGGAGGAGAAGGGCCAGTAAAGGTTGCTGGTTAA
- a CDS encoding S46 family peptidase yields the protein MKKFCHVSTVLLFVSLQFSVSAHEGMWLPTVLKSIEGDMQTAGLQLTAEDIYSLNSGSLKDAIVLFGGGCTAEVISGKGLILTNHHCGFSAISHHSTLENDLLKNGFWAKDIRAELRNPSLTATFVVRMEDVTDQVLPELAGSLSETERQDAVDQLTEEITKKAITGTHYQAVVRPFNYGNSYYLIVTETYRDIRLVGAPPSAIGKFGGDTDNWMWPRHNADFSMFRIYAGANNEPADVSDSNVPFAPRHVLPISMDGVKEGDFAMIFGFPGSTQRYLSSYAVDYVVNISDPMRIEMRTASLEVIDAAMRNDDLTRLRYADKQAGISNAWKKWIGEVRGLKELNTVERKREYEKGYTAKALADGRKDFAMVLPELNVLYSEYMPYAKARDIFVEMAYYGPQALRYADGFRGILEGHERLSAEGKLTEAIAERLSASEGYFADYDVEVDKRIFKALLPIYRKHVPAELAPDFLKEIDTEYVGNSNAWIEALYAKSPFVDHVKLKKAFASPKGKKLQKLASDPFYKVSRELFSNFVEKVRPRHTELSDEIEAAMRKYVEGMMVLYPEKTYWPDANSTLRLSYGKIEGSNPRDGVEFLPHTTLDGVVEKYIPGDAEFDLPERLLDLHKAKDYGAYAVNGTVPVCFTSSLHTTGGNSGSPVLNGRGELVGINFDRSWESTMSDIQFNPDKCRNISVDIRYVLFMVDKYAGASHLVSEMQLVRNNDPKVIDLPIHR from the coding sequence ATGAAGAAGTTTTGTCACGTCAGCACGGTACTATTATTTGTTTCCCTTCAGTTTTCCGTTTCCGCTCATGAGGGCATGTGGTTACCCACGGTCCTTAAGAGCATAGAAGGCGATATGCAGACTGCCGGTCTGCAACTCACTGCTGAGGATATCTACAGCTTGAATAGCGGAAGTTTGAAAGACGCGATCGTTCTATTTGGCGGGGGATGTACCGCTGAAGTGATCAGCGGTAAGGGCTTGATCCTGACTAACCACCACTGTGGTTTCAGTGCGATCAGTCATCACAGCACGCTCGAGAATGACCTATTGAAGAACGGATTCTGGGCCAAGGATATACGAGCAGAGCTTCGGAACCCATCGCTTACGGCCACATTCGTGGTACGCATGGAAGACGTTACGGATCAAGTCTTACCTGAGCTTGCAGGCAGCCTAAGTGAAACAGAACGGCAGGATGCTGTTGATCAACTCACGGAAGAGATCACGAAGAAGGCCATTACGGGCACCCATTATCAGGCTGTAGTCCGGCCATTCAATTATGGCAATAGCTATTATCTGATCGTAACGGAAACCTACCGTGATATACGCTTGGTAGGAGCTCCACCCAGTGCCATCGGCAAATTCGGTGGTGATACCGACAACTGGATGTGGCCAAGGCACAATGCGGATTTCAGCATGTTCAGGATCTATGCCGGAGCCAACAATGAACCAGCGGATGTGTCCGATTCAAATGTTCCCTTCGCACCGCGCCATGTACTTCCTATTAGCATGGATGGGGTGAAGGAGGGTGATTTTGCAATGATCTTCGGCTTTCCGGGCAGTACACAACGTTACCTGAGTTCCTATGCCGTGGACTATGTGGTGAATATTTCTGACCCCATGCGCATAGAAATGAGGACCGCAAGTCTGGAGGTGATCGACGCGGCCATGCGAAATGATGACCTCACCCGTCTTCGATATGCGGATAAGCAAGCGGGCATTAGCAATGCATGGAAAAAGTGGATCGGAGAAGTGCGTGGTCTAAAGGAACTGAACACGGTGGAGCGGAAGCGCGAATATGAGAAAGGGTACACGGCGAAGGCATTAGCTGATGGACGAAAGGACTTTGCCATGGTGTTGCCCGAATTGAACGTCCTCTATTCGGAGTATATGCCCTACGCGAAAGCCCGGGATATTTTCGTTGAAATGGCATACTACGGTCCGCAGGCATTGCGCTACGCAGATGGTTTCAGGGGCATCCTTGAAGGGCATGAGCGATTAAGTGCAGAAGGTAAATTGACCGAGGCCATTGCGGAAAGGTTAAGCGCCTCAGAAGGGTATTTCGCGGATTATGATGTAGAAGTGGATAAACGGATATTCAAAGCGCTTCTGCCGATCTACCGTAAACATGTACCAGCGGAATTGGCACCTGACTTCTTGAAAGAGATCGACACTGAATATGTTGGCAATAGCAACGCTTGGATCGAGGCTTTGTATGCCAAAAGTCCGTTCGTGGATCATGTGAAATTGAAGAAAGCATTCGCATCACCGAAAGGCAAGAAGTTGCAAAAACTGGCCTCCGATCCATTTTACAAGGTATCGCGCGAATTGTTCTCGAATTTTGTGGAAAAGGTGCGCCCGCGGCATACGGAACTGAGTGATGAAATTGAGGCCGCAATGCGGAAATATGTGGAAGGTATGATGGTGTTATATCCCGAGAAGACCTACTGGCCGGACGCAAATAGCACATTACGGTTGTCCTATGGTAAAATTGAAGGAAGCAACCCTCGGGATGGAGTTGAGTTCTTGCCACACACCACGCTGGATGGCGTAGTGGAGAAATACATTCCAGGCGATGCGGAATTCGATCTGCCTGAGCGGTTATTGGACTTGCATAAGGCCAAGGATTACGGTGCGTATGCAGTGAACGGGACGGTGCCGGTCTGTTTCACAAGCAGTTTGCATACGACTGGTGGGAACAGTGGAAGTCCGGTTTTGAACGGAAGGGGAGAACTGGTCGGGATCAATTTCGATCGAAGTTGGGAGAGCACAATGAGCGATATCCAATTCAATCCGGATAAATGCCGCAATATCAGTGTGGACATTCGCTACGTGCTCTTCATGGTGGATAAGTACGCAGGGGCTTCGCATTTAGTGTCCGAAATGCAATTGGTACGCAACAACGATCCAAAGGTCATCGACCTACCCATACACCGATGA
- a CDS encoding S41 family peptidase, translating into MRSSFNPFSRGTLFVLSMMVFAASAHAQINTGSAAKVESLLYHINKMYVDSVDDEQLIDAAIVSMLEELDPHSIYIPREDLEDVNEPLKGNFEGVGIQFNIVKDTIYVVDAIAGGPSERLGIRAGDRIIGIDTENVAGVGFKNSDVMDRLRGKKGSKVNVSILRRGEPNPLEFTITRDKIPIYSVEAGYMATPSIGYIKVSRFSATTMTEFRSKLDELKALGMEDLVLDLQGNGGGYLRTAIDMADEFLGDKKLIVYTEGRTSPRDDTYATKDGRMEKGKLVVMVDEGSASASEIVSGAIQDWDRGLVVGRRSFGKGLVQRPVMLPDGSAVRLTVSRYYTPSGRSIQKPYDEGVEAYQRERIERLAKGELSSVDSIHTTDTVKFFTMNKRIVYGGGGIMPDVFVPIDTTLSSPYFGQLVRKGILNTYALAYVDENRRTLLTQYHNVAEFDKDFVIGPDLFKGLERAAEQEGVEMDPADKIRSKDLIALRLKALIARDLWDTSAYWQVINTDNPVDRTFQRAIEALSDNTFQKLGMAKP; encoded by the coding sequence ATGCGCTCTAGCTTCAATCCATTTTCTCGCGGCACTTTGTTTGTTCTATCCATGATGGTCTTCGCTGCTTCTGCACACGCGCAGATCAACACAGGATCCGCTGCCAAAGTGGAGTCGTTGCTCTACCATATCAATAAAATGTATGTGGATAGTGTGGACGACGAACAGTTGATCGATGCGGCCATTGTGAGCATGCTTGAGGAATTGGATCCTCATTCCATTTACATCCCCCGAGAGGATCTGGAAGATGTGAACGAGCCTTTGAAAGGTAATTTCGAAGGGGTCGGTATCCAGTTCAACATTGTAAAGGATACGATCTATGTGGTGGACGCCATTGCCGGTGGGCCCAGTGAACGTCTCGGGATCCGTGCAGGTGATCGCATCATTGGGATAGATACCGAAAATGTGGCCGGTGTCGGTTTCAAGAACAGCGATGTTATGGACCGCCTACGTGGCAAGAAAGGATCCAAGGTGAATGTATCCATACTGCGCAGAGGCGAACCAAACCCATTGGAATTTACGATAACGCGTGACAAGATCCCGATCTATAGTGTTGAAGCCGGTTATATGGCAACACCATCCATCGGATACATAAAAGTGAGCCGGTTCAGTGCTACCACGATGACCGAATTCCGAAGCAAGCTGGATGAATTGAAAGCACTTGGAATGGAGGACCTTGTGCTGGACCTGCAAGGGAATGGCGGTGGCTATTTGCGCACGGCCATTGATATGGCGGATGAATTCCTTGGTGACAAAAAACTCATTGTCTATACCGAAGGCCGCACATCTCCGCGTGATGATACCTATGCTACCAAGGATGGTCGAATGGAGAAAGGCAAACTTGTTGTGATGGTGGATGAAGGTTCAGCTAGTGCCAGTGAGATCGTTAGCGGTGCAATTCAGGATTGGGACCGTGGGCTGGTGGTCGGTCGTCGTTCCTTCGGAAAAGGGTTGGTCCAGCGACCGGTAATGTTACCCGATGGCTCTGCGGTGCGTCTCACGGTCTCCAGGTATTATACCCCTTCGGGCAGGTCGATCCAAAAACCGTATGATGAAGGTGTTGAAGCCTATCAGCGTGAACGGATAGAGCGTCTTGCAAAAGGAGAGTTATCAAGTGTTGACAGCATCCATACGACAGATACCGTTAAGTTCTTTACCATGAACAAACGCATTGTTTATGGTGGTGGAGGTATCATGCCCGACGTGTTCGTACCCATTGATACGACGTTGAGTTCACCCTATTTCGGCCAGCTGGTGCGAAAAGGCATACTGAACACATACGCCTTGGCCTATGTGGATGAGAACCGTAGAACACTGCTTACCCAATACCATAATGTAGCCGAGTTCGATAAGGACTTTGTCATTGGTCCGGACCTTTTCAAGGGATTGGAACGAGCAGCTGAACAGGAAGGCGTTGAGATGGACCCTGCCGATAAGATCCGCTCGAAGGACCTTATCGCCTTGCGATTGAAAGCACTTATCGCGCGTGACCTATGGGACACTTCTGCCTATTGGCAGGTGATCAACACTGATAATCCTGTTGACCGCACTTTCCAGCGGGCCATTGAAGCACTATCGGACAATACCTTCCAAAAATTAGGAATGGCGAAACCGTAG
- a CDS encoding T9SS type A sorting domain-containing protein, which yields MWRSIFAFLGLLLIVCVSRAQDQVGEVNDLYPAHADHIRIPEHSAPSFDQRTAELDDILREQNGALRLYGRFLPIEVSTTSHGAWGTLANGDKVWRIRIRSSEALATELFFRNVQLAEEARLDVFDVGGEQHFGGYTQNDIGQDGSFSTPMVYGGTCIVTYSGPSLRTNVEAFTISALSHAYRDIVQEKSGSCEVDVNCSEGVGYETVRDAVVRIRVVVPAGTGRCSGTLMNNTDLDCKPYVLTAMHCGDGSTEDNFNNYQFFFNYQRSDCSGSDGALDQVVTGCLKRAGSNDIDANGRAQGSDFMLLEMNGQVPAEFDAYFAGWDATGSTVNAGRCIHHPDGDVKKVSSFSTQTYTAVWGTTLPDTHWRVAWTGTANGHGVTEPGSSGASLVNTSKRVIGTLTGGFSCCTLSACGTMTGPNQPDYFGKFSQHWTGNLNPANEKLNFWLAPNSTALTLDGSYDPCGAIGIEELVHDVDPQVFPNPATDHITVSWPMELAGIDRVVVLDLTGRIVHSSSTGNRSSLELNVANWAPGTYVIALEERGLRVSGSRLAVR from the coding sequence ATGTGGAGATCCATTTTTGCATTTCTTGGTTTGCTTTTGATAGTGTGTGTAAGCCGCGCCCAAGATCAGGTTGGTGAGGTGAATGACCTATATCCAGCGCACGCGGATCACATCCGCATCCCTGAACATTCCGCACCTTCATTCGATCAACGAACAGCCGAACTCGATGATATTCTGCGAGAGCAGAACGGCGCATTGCGTTTATATGGCCGATTTCTACCAATTGAAGTGAGCACGACCTCACACGGTGCATGGGGCACCTTGGCCAATGGCGATAAGGTTTGGCGAATTCGGATAAGATCCAGCGAAGCACTTGCCACGGAATTGTTCTTCCGAAATGTTCAGCTAGCTGAAGAAGCGCGGTTGGATGTATTCGATGTAGGCGGTGAACAGCATTTTGGAGGATACACACAGAATGATATCGGACAAGACGGTTCGTTCTCTACGCCAATGGTCTACGGCGGAACGTGCATCGTTACCTATAGTGGGCCATCGCTGCGAACGAATGTTGAGGCATTTACTATCTCAGCGTTATCACACGCTTACCGCGATATAGTACAGGAGAAGTCGGGTAGTTGCGAGGTTGATGTGAACTGTTCAGAAGGGGTCGGTTATGAAACGGTACGAGATGCCGTAGTTCGGATCCGGGTCGTGGTTCCGGCAGGTACCGGTAGGTGTTCCGGGACACTGATGAACAACACGGACCTGGACTGTAAACCGTATGTGTTGACCGCTATGCACTGTGGAGATGGATCAACGGAAGACAATTTCAACAACTATCAATTCTTCTTCAATTATCAACGCTCGGATTGTAGTGGTTCGGACGGAGCACTTGATCAGGTAGTGACAGGTTGTTTGAAACGTGCGGGTAGCAACGATATCGATGCAAATGGGAGAGCTCAGGGATCGGATTTCATGTTGCTTGAAATGAATGGACAAGTACCAGCGGAATTCGACGCCTATTTTGCCGGTTGGGATGCTACAGGGAGCACGGTTAACGCCGGAAGGTGCATTCACCACCCGGATGGTGACGTAAAGAAGGTCAGCAGTTTCAGCACTCAGACGTACACTGCGGTATGGGGTACAACGCTGCCTGATACACATTGGCGGGTGGCATGGACAGGTACTGCCAATGGTCATGGTGTTACGGAACCGGGGAGTTCTGGTGCGAGTTTGGTGAATACCTCGAAACGTGTAATAGGAACACTTACAGGCGGGTTCTCATGTTGCACGCTATCCGCATGCGGTACCATGACCGGCCCTAACCAACCGGATTATTTCGGAAAGTTCTCTCAGCACTGGACTGGCAACCTGAACCCGGCCAATGAAAAATTGAATTTTTGGTTAGCACCGAACAGTACAGCGTTGACGCTCGATGGGTCATACGATCCATGTGGGGCGATCGGCATCGAGGAATTGGTTCATGATGTTGATCCACAGGTTTTCCCGAATCCTGCAACAGATCATATTACCGTATCGTGGCCCATGGAGTTGGCCGGGATCGATCGTGTAGTGGTCCTGGACCTTACCGGGCGTATCGTTCATTCCAGCAGCACTGGAAACCGCTCATCATTGGAATTGAATGTGGCTAATTGGGCACCAGGGACTTACGTGATCGCTTTGGAAGAGCGCGGATTACGGGTTTCAGGTAGTAGATTAGCCGTTCGTTAA
- a CDS encoding T9SS type A sorting domain-containing protein yields the protein MGKFAWVRNDSLRANGLAQWDGQTWDIAPFAGGSGDTSAYGYENIPVLSVEVFHDTVFISFLGSNWQLDPDIATTAFLANGVWYPCGNPNSMDNVLLENNRLFTGSQIDTVTNLVAHGIHEWLGGEWRELPNSPISPSAGIYASAYWHDQYYFAGVFIALGSRKVVAYDGDSTWSPLGEGIVGNYLNCIEGHGDSLYVGGFFQNPSRHIAIWDGSDWHPFFPEVEFVGQVQGLKSYDGSLYIKGIYHFVGDNTLYGILRWDGHSLCALGGPYDADSGLAFEVFQGDLYSGIAPVYMPLYQQYIAKLPLENIVPFACVVPSLVGVSEIEPTSGELSIFPNPASSSVNISFPAGVIGQRIEISNALGQVIYSEPVSGFNSQISLTRVAPGVYQVTAYSNEGRYFSRVLVE from the coding sequence GTGGGCAAATTCGCATGGGTGAGGAATGATAGCCTTAGAGCAAATGGGCTAGCGCAATGGGATGGGCAAACATGGGACATTGCACCTTTCGCTGGAGGCAGCGGTGATACTTCAGCTTATGGATATGAGAATATACCAGTGTTATCGGTAGAGGTTTTTCATGATACCGTTTTCATATCATTCCTTGGTTCCAACTGGCAACTTGATCCTGATATTGCAACTACAGCGTTCTTAGCTAATGGAGTATGGTACCCATGCGGTAACCCAAATAGTATGGATAACGTTTTACTTGAGAATAACCGTTTATTTACAGGAAGTCAAATTGACACTGTCACTAACCTCGTAGCTCACGGAATTCATGAGTGGTTAGGCGGCGAATGGCGGGAATTACCTAATTCGCCGATCAGCCCTAGTGCAGGCATTTATGCTTCGGCCTATTGGCATGACCAATATTATTTCGCTGGCGTGTTTATTGCCCTTGGTTCCAGAAAGGTTGTTGCATACGATGGTGATTCTACATGGTCGCCACTTGGCGAGGGTATAGTAGGAAATTACTTGAATTGCATTGAAGGTCATGGTGATTCTCTGTACGTTGGGGGGTTCTTCCAAAACCCCTCTCGGCATATTGCTATTTGGGATGGTTCCGACTGGCATCCGTTCTTTCCAGAGGTGGAATTTGTTGGTCAGGTGCAAGGTCTCAAATCGTACGACGGCTCTCTCTATATCAAAGGAATTTATCACTTCGTTGGTGATAACACCTTGTATGGGATCTTGCGCTGGGATGGGCATTCGCTTTGCGCTTTGGGTGGCCCATATGATGCCGATAGTGGCTTGGCATTTGAAGTTTTTCAAGGGGACTTATACTCTGGAATTGCTCCGGTATACATGCCTCTTTATCAACAATACATCGCCAAACTACCTCTTGAAAATATTGTCCCCTTCGCCTGCGTAGTGCCTTCACTTGTTGGCGTGTCAGAAATCGAACCCACCAGCGGCGAGCTATCCATATTCCCCAACCCTGCAAGTAGTTCGGTCAACATTTCGTTTCCCGCTGGGGTTATTGGGCAACGAATTGAAATTTCCAATGCCTTAGGGCAGGTTATTTATTCTGAACCGGTTTCTGGGTTCAACTCACAGATCTCTTTGACGCGCGTTGCTCCTGGTGTCTATCAAGTAACTGCGTACAGTAATGAGGGGCGTTATTTTAGCAGGGTGTTGGTGGAGTGA
- the pbpC gene encoding penicillin-binding protein 1C — MPRTIQRVLRRSRWPVLVLSLLWAWAKWGPMDPLFSSPRSTVLEDRNGAFLGATVAADGQWRMPVADSIPARFEQCILEFEDRNFRSHWGIHLPSLVRAVKQNYRAGRAVSGGSTITMQVARMATQHRNRSYMNKLLEVILALRLEVRYSKDEILQLYVANAPFGANVVGLEAAAWRWYGRSPVALSWAENALLAVLPNAPSQLHPGQGRGPLKKKRDRLLTRLLQTQVLDSLEWKLAVEEPLPDAPHPLPRLAPHLLATLQHSGSEGTRITSTLNAAMQQRFSTMMERYAISLQANEVHNAAMLILDVPTGEVLAYVGNLRSAGPQHAGAVDIIQSRRSTGSLLKPFLYADMLQSGELMPDQLVADLPTHYDGFAPRNYDDGYDGAVPASQALARSLNIPAVRALHVHGIERTLRMLRSMGLDHVDRSAGNYGLSLIIGGAESTLWELAGAYASMARVLLNYTGDRSSSSEDIHPPYAIMNADRTPNNAGPPALSAGAIHHTIAALQQLNRPDMEAGWQHFSGSEQIAWKTGTSFGHRDAWAIGITDRYAVGVWTGNASGEGRPGLTGTLAAAPLLFEAFGALPDGSGFDPPFDELEHMNVCRSSGSRAGVDCNVVDTLWIVANASQTSLCPYHQRILVNETGTERVRPGPNAHMKSWFVLPPAMEHYYVKSHSNYRTIPPWAVGDISVEGISQIEMIYPENNAQLLIPTQLKGTTGMIVLQAAHRDPDASLHWDLDGEPIGTTVHDHELTTLLSNGSHALTLTDQYGRKLVTHFDSKVGGSRD, encoded by the coding sequence ATGCCCCGCACCATCCAACGTGTTCTCCGAAGATCAAGATGGCCTGTACTGGTTCTCTCACTATTATGGGCTTGGGCGAAATGGGGCCCAATGGATCCACTTTTCAGTTCGCCTCGCTCCACCGTTCTGGAGGATAGGAATGGCGCATTCCTTGGAGCCACTGTTGCTGCGGATGGTCAGTGGCGCATGCCGGTTGCGGACAGTATACCTGCACGGTTCGAGCAGTGCATACTGGAATTCGAGGATCGGAACTTCAGATCGCATTGGGGCATTCACCTACCCTCTTTGGTACGTGCAGTGAAGCAGAACTATCGTGCTGGTAGAGCTGTCAGTGGTGGCTCCACCATTACCATGCAAGTTGCGCGAATGGCTACGCAGCACAGAAACCGTAGCTACATGAACAAGCTGCTGGAAGTGATCTTGGCCCTTCGTCTCGAGGTACGCTACAGCAAAGATGAGATCCTTCAGTTGTATGTCGCCAATGCACCATTCGGTGCAAACGTTGTTGGCTTGGAAGCTGCTGCATGGCGTTGGTATGGTCGATCACCAGTTGCGCTGAGCTGGGCGGAGAATGCATTGCTAGCTGTACTGCCGAATGCACCTTCACAATTGCACCCAGGCCAAGGTCGAGGCCCTCTGAAAAAGAAGCGGGATCGCCTGCTTACACGGCTGCTTCAAACACAGGTGTTGGACTCATTGGAATGGAAACTGGCAGTGGAGGAACCTTTGCCCGATGCGCCGCACCCATTACCGCGGTTGGCTCCACACCTGCTTGCTACACTGCAACATAGCGGATCCGAAGGGACACGGATCACCAGCACATTGAACGCAGCAATGCAACAGCGGTTCAGCACCATGATGGAGCGCTACGCGATCAGCCTGCAAGCCAATGAAGTACATAACGCCGCCATGTTGATCCTCGATGTACCTACGGGTGAAGTGCTGGCCTATGTCGGCAATCTTAGATCCGCAGGTCCGCAACACGCCGGTGCTGTTGATATCATTCAGTCCAGAAGAAGCACCGGAAGTTTGTTAAAGCCATTCCTGTACGCCGATATGCTACAAAGCGGCGAGCTGATGCCGGATCAGTTGGTTGCCGATCTCCCGACCCATTACGACGGTTTCGCACCGCGCAACTACGATGATGGTTATGACGGTGCTGTGCCAGCTTCGCAAGCGCTTGCCAGATCGCTGAATATACCGGCGGTGCGAGCGTTGCACGTGCATGGTATTGAACGCACATTGCGGATGTTACGATCCATGGGGCTGGACCATGTGGATAGAAGCGCAGGGAATTATGGCCTTTCATTGATCATCGGTGGCGCCGAAAGCACGCTATGGGAGCTGGCAGGTGCCTATGCTTCCATGGCGCGAGTTCTTCTCAATTACACCGGTGACCGGAGTTCAAGTTCTGAGGACATTCACCCTCCTTATGCGATCATGAACGCAGATCGTACACCCAATAATGCTGGACCACCTGCCTTATCAGCCGGTGCAATTCACCATACCATCGCAGCACTTCAACAATTGAACAGACCTGACATGGAGGCCGGCTGGCAGCACTTTTCCGGTAGCGAGCAGATCGCTTGGAAGACCGGGACCAGTTTTGGACATCGTGATGCTTGGGCCATCGGAATTACGGATCGCTATGCTGTAGGCGTATGGACAGGAAATGCCAGTGGTGAAGGTAGACCTGGGCTGACCGGGACGTTGGCTGCGGCACCATTGCTGTTCGAAGCATTCGGTGCGTTACCGGATGGAAGTGGATTCGACCCACCGTTCGATGAACTGGAACACATGAATGTTTGCCGTTCCAGTGGGTCTCGCGCAGGAGTTGATTGCAACGTAGTGGATACCCTATGGATCGTTGCGAACGCCTCACAAACATCACTTTGCCCCTATCACCAGCGGATCCTTGTCAATGAAACCGGTACCGAACGCGTTCGTCCTGGACCCAATGCGCACATGAAAAGTTGGTTCGTATTGCCTCCCGCTATGGAGCACTATTACGTAAAATCACATTCGAACTATAGAACAATACCACCATGGGCCGTAGGTGACATATCAGTGGAGGGTATTTCCCAGATCGAGATGATCTACCCAGAGAACAATGCCCAGCTCCTTATCCCCACACAATTGAAAGGTACCACAGGAATGATAGTGCTACAGGCCGCACATAGGGATCCAGATGCTTCGCTTCACTGGGATCTGGATGGTGAACCTATCGGAACAACTGTGCATGATCATGAGCTCACAACTCTATTGAGCAACGGATCTCACGCACTGACCCTTACCGATCAATACGGAAGAAAACTTGTAACGCACTTCGATAGTAAAGTAGGTGGATCAAGGGACTAA
- a CDS encoding 4a-hydroxytetrahydrobiopterin dehydratase — protein sequence MSDTTWTEQDGKLCRRFKFKNFSEAFAFMTRVAMVAEKMGHHPDWTNVYNTVDIALNTHDSGGVITEKDHKLAAAIDRIIATD from the coding sequence ATGAGCGATACTACATGGACTGAACAGGACGGTAAACTATGCCGCAGATTCAAGTTCAAGAATTTCAGCGAGGCGTTCGCGTTCATGACGCGGGTAGCGATGGTCGCTGAAAAGATGGGGCATCATCCGGACTGGACAAACGTCTATAATACAGTGGACATCGCCTTGAATACACATGATTCGGGTGGGGTGATCACTGAGAAGGATCACAAGTTGGCAGCGGCAATCGACCGGATCATTGCAACTGACTGA